From one Flavobacterium kingsejongi genomic stretch:
- a CDS encoding aspartate kinase, protein MRVFKFGGASVKDAAGVRNVFDVLQVAGYENVILVVSAMGKTTNALEVVIKNYFAKSRELQSSVQEVRKYHNEILIDLFEDDKHAVFAAVNKLFSDLENFLSENKSPNYNFVYDQIVSYGELISTTIISHYMTFRGITTEWLDVRNFIKTDTNYRDATVDWDATQKNITKNVKTKLLNITQGFLGSDENNFTTTLGREGSDYTAAIFAYCLNAESVTIWKDVPGVMNADPRYFENAVLLNQISYREAIELAFYGATVIHPKTLQPLQRKEIPLYVKSFINPTLAGTSVSKGADLEPHSPCFIVKKNQLLISLSSINFSFIMEENISEIFALLHQFKMKVHLIQNSAISFSVCVDDKFGNFKELKSLLSKKFKVTHNDDVSLYTIRHFTDAASKIVENGKDVLIKQVSRETMQIVTKAE, encoded by the coding sequence ATGAGAGTATTCAAATTTGGTGGCGCTTCGGTTAAAGATGCTGCCGGTGTCCGAAATGTTTTTGATGTGCTTCAGGTGGCCGGCTATGAAAATGTGATCCTGGTAGTTTCCGCTATGGGAAAAACGACCAATGCCCTGGAAGTGGTAATCAAAAACTATTTTGCAAAATCACGGGAACTGCAATCTTCTGTACAGGAAGTGCGCAAATACCATAACGAAATCCTGATTGACCTTTTTGAGGACGATAAGCATGCGGTCTTTGCAGCTGTCAACAAGCTTTTTTCCGACCTCGAGAATTTCCTGAGCGAGAACAAATCGCCCAACTATAATTTTGTCTACGACCAGATTGTGAGTTATGGAGAGCTCATCTCCACGACCATTATCAGCCACTATATGACCTTTAGGGGTATCACTACCGAATGGCTGGATGTGCGCAATTTTATCAAAACCGACACCAACTACCGGGATGCTACTGTAGACTGGGATGCTACGCAAAAGAATATTACCAAAAACGTCAAAACCAAACTGCTGAATATCACTCAGGGGTTTTTAGGATCTGACGAGAACAATTTCACGACCACGCTTGGCCGTGAAGGATCCGATTATACGGCGGCTATTTTTGCCTATTGCCTGAATGCCGAAAGTGTCACCATCTGGAAAGATGTACCGGGCGTGATGAATGCAGATCCCCGCTATTTTGAAAATGCCGTATTGCTCAACCAGATTTCCTACCGCGAAGCGATCGAGCTTGCTTTTTATGGGGCGACAGTAATCCACCCTAAAACGCTGCAACCACTGCAACGCAAAGAGATTCCATTATATGTCAAGTCATTTATCAACCCTACCCTTGCCGGCACAAGCGTAAGCAAGGGTGCCGATCTGGAACCGCACAGCCCGTGTTTTATCGTAAAGAAAAATCAGCTGCTGATCTCGCTGTCCTCGATCAACTTCTCTTTTATCATGGAAGAAAACATCAGCGAAATTTTCGCGTTGTTGCACCAGTTCAAGATGAAAGTACACCTGATCCAGAATTCTGCGATTAGTTTCTCGGTATGCGTAGATGATAAATTCGGGAATTTCAAGGAACTGAAAAGCCTGTTGTCCAAGAAATTCAAAGTCACCCATAATGACGATGTTTCGCTCTATACGATCCGTCATTTTACCGATGCCGCTTCCAAAATTGTAGAGAATGGTAAAGATGTCCTGATCAAGCAGGTGAGCCGCGAGACCATGCAAATCGTCACCAAGGCCGAATAA